In Fusarium oxysporum Fo47 chromosome IX, complete sequence, the following proteins share a genomic window:
- a CDS encoding AhpD-like protein: MSQSQEFSEGFKKGLKVRGEVLGEEYVSKAVASLDNEYWKPAQELITEYAWGNVWTRPGLDRKQRSLLTLAFLTAQKAWPELTLHTKGAMRNGLTEIEIREAVLQSMIYLGAPVGLEAMRVTEKAINEFKAQNGGEASGSKD, translated from the exons ATgtctcaaagtcaagaatTCAGCGAAGGTTTCAAAAAGGGCCTCAAAGTCCGCGGCGAAGTTCTCGGCGAAGAATATGTCTCCAAAGCCGTCGCAAGTCTCGACAACGAATACTGGAAACCCGCGCAAGAACTCATCACAGAATATGCTTGGGGGAATGTATGGACTCGTCCTGGTCTTGATAGAAAGCAGAGAAGTCTCCTCA CATTGGCGTTTCTGACGGCGCAAAAGGCATGGCCTGAGTTGACTTTGCATACCAAGGGAGCTATGCGGAACGGTTTgactgagattgagattcgAGAGGCGGTTTTGCAGTCGATGATTTATCTTGGTGCTCCTGTTGGACTAGAGGCTATGAGGGTTACTGAGAAGGCCATCAACGAGTTTAAGGCGCAGAACGGAGGAGAAGCGAGTGGCTCAAAGGATTGA